A window of Nomascus leucogenys isolate Asia chromosome X, Asia_NLE_v1, whole genome shotgun sequence contains these coding sequences:
- the BEX2 gene encoding protein BEX2 yields MESKEERALNNLNVENVNQENDEKKEKEQVANKGEPLALPLDAGEYCVPRGNRRRFRVRQPILQYRWDIMHRLGEPQARMREENMERIGEEVRQLMEKLREKQLSHSLRAVSTDPPHHDHHDEFCLMP; encoded by the coding sequence ATGGAGTCCAAAGAGGAACGGGCGTTAAACAATCTCAACGTGGAAAATGTCAACcaggaaaatgatgaaaaaaaagaaaaggagcaagTTGCTAATAAAGGGGAGCCCTTGGCCCTCCCTTTGGATGCTGGTGAATACTGTGTGCCTAGAGGAAATCGTAGGCGGTTCCGCGTTAGGCAGCCCATCCTGCAGTATAGATGGGACATAATGCATAGGCTTGGAGAGCCACAGGCAAGGATGAGAGAGGAGAATATGGAAAGGATTGGGGAGGAGGTGAGACAGCTGATGGAAAAGCTGAGGGAAAAGCAGTTGAGTCATAGTCTGCGGGCAGTCAGCACTGATCCCCCTCACCATGACCATCATGATGAGTTTTGCCTTATGCCCTGA
- the TCEAL7 gene encoding transcription elongation factor A protein-like 7, translating to MQKPCKENEGKPKCSVPKREEELPYGEFERQQTEGNFRQRLLQSLEEFKEDIDYRHFKDEEMTREGDEMERCLEEIKGLRKKFRALHSNHRHSRDRPYPI from the coding sequence ATGCAAAAACCCTGCAAAGAAAACGAAGGAAAGCCAAAGTGCAGCGTgccaaagagggaggaagaactcCCCTATGGAGAATTTGAACGCCAGCAAACAGAAGGGAATTTTAGACAGAGGCTGCTTCAGTCTCTCGAAGAATTTAAAGAGGACATAGACTATaggcattttaaagatgaagaaatgacAAGGGAGGGAGATGAGATGGAAAGGTGTTTGGAAGAGATAAAGGGTCTGAGAAAGAAATTTAGGGCTCTGCATTCTAACCATAGGCATTCTCGGGACCGTCCTTATCCCATTTAA